Proteins from one Cyclopterus lumpus isolate fCycLum1 chromosome 11, fCycLum1.pri, whole genome shotgun sequence genomic window:
- the LOC117739109 gene encoding LOW QUALITY PROTEIN: large proline-rich protein BAG6-like (The sequence of the model RefSeq protein was modified relative to this genomic sequence to represent the inferred CDS: inserted 2 bases in 1 codon), with the protein MDSAVPGDIVKQFKKHIASSAEIPVDKDRLIYQGRVLQDDLTLSEQNDDGNNKVIHLVESAPPQATTSGFGGAGVSTGGPEGGSSSXTSSRAAPHDRNSYVMLGSFNLPVNIMDPQQIQVAMTLLHMSVQQMMAGVGDAGRNTRVFTSFESNGSVDVQINLDQSVQSEHRMRLQLAENLLRVAH; encoded by the exons ATGGACAGCGCTGTCCCCGGGGACATTG TGAAGCAGTTCAAGAAGCACATTGCATCGTCAGCGGAGATCCCAGTAGACAAGGATAGGCTCATCTACCAGGGCAGGGTGCTGCAGGACGACCTGACGCT AAGTGAACAAAATGACGATGGCA ATAATAAGGTAATCCACCTGGTGGAGAGTGCCCCACCTCAGGCCACCACGTCTGGTTTTGGGGGTGCTGGTGTTTCTACTGGGGGGCCAGAGGGCGGAAGCAGCAG AACCTCCTCCCGGGCTGCACCACATGACCGGAACAGCTACGTGATGCTGGGGAGCTTTAATCTGCCTGTCAACATCATGGACCCTCAGCAGATCCAGGTGGCCATGACCCTGCTGCAT ATGTCTGTTCAGCAGATGATGGCTGGAGTTGGTGATGCTGGAAGGAACACCAGGGTCTTCACCAGCTTCGAG AGCAATGGCTCGGTGGACGTGCAGATCAACCTAGACCAGTCAGTGCAGAGTGAGCACAGGATGAGGCTGCAGCTGGCTGAGAACCTGCTCCGAGTCGCTCACTGA
- the si:ch211-152p11.4 gene encoding regulator of G-protein signaling 3 isoform X1 — translation MSLLSPRLHPLPVNTTSRLDFTAAPISSQPFLLISDLVFLFYSITSYTANMRRFSSEGSLLDLDFLPWKRVALKTSDHGKNRESGTYTSLTAEDKMDRSLTRPTPLIREPRASPSEAGRKGLIKELIKEHSFSAENLSELEKLDKNNLISENCRAYSDSQLAPIAQGSTESMGLMDLHPTFSSSSSNPYKFQQSHHHKPKLSAAKLHLKSLFGQSPHSSNSNLSNTEQKDSATERRSRLLFMRQWSQVGHSKKRKISQEELEKWAESLNALLLSQTGVSVFGAFLRSEFSEENLQFYLACEQYRHSSNNFSLHRRAKDICATYIQPGAPREVNLDSKTRDLTVQLLQAPSHTSLSHAQKRIFSLLDTDCYPRFLQSDVYLSLLRDAD, via the exons ATGAGTCTCCTTTCCCCGCGGCTCCACCCACTGCCAGTGAATACAACCAG CAGGCTGGACTTCACTGCAGCTCCCATTTCTTCTcaacccttcctcctcatctctgaTCTTGTCTTCCTGTTCTATTCCATCACTTCTTATACAGCTAACATGCGCAGATTCAGCTCAGAGGGATCCCTCCTGGATCTGGACTTCCTCCCATGGAAGAGGGTGGCACTGAAGACCTCAGATCATGGGAAGAACCGGGAGTCCGGCACCTACACATCTCTCACAGCAGAAGATAAGATGGACAGGAGCTTGACCCGCCCAACCCCTCTCATCCGGGAGCCTCGAGCCAGTCCCAGCGAGGCGGGGAGGAAGGGGCTGATCAAGGAGCTGATCAAGGAGCACAGCTTCAGCGCAGAGAACCTGAGCGAGCTGGAGAAACTGGACAAGAACAACCTCATCAGTGAAAACTGCAGGGCCTACAGTGACAGTCAGCTGGCCCCGATTGCCCAGGGCAGCACGGAGAGCATGGGGCTCATGGATCTGCATCCCacgttttcttcttcctcctccaaccCCTACAAATTCCAGCAAAGCCACCACCATAAACCAAAACTGTCAGCTGCTAAACTGCACCTTAAGAGTCTGTTTGGGCAG AGTCCTCATTCCTCAAACTCCAACCTGTCCAACACAGAACAGAAAGACAG TGCCACAGAGAGGAGGTCTCGCCTGCTCTTCATGCGCCAGTGGAGTCAGGTGGGCCACAGTAAGAAGAGGAAGATCAGTCAAGAAGAGCTGGAGAAATGGGCGGAGTCCCTGAACGCCCTGCTGCTCAGCCAAA ctggtGTGTCAGTGTTTGGAGCATTTCTGCGTTCTGAGTTCAGCGAGGAGAACCTGCAGTTCTATCTGGCCTGTGAGCAGTACAGACACTCGTCCAACAACTTCAGCCTTCATAGGAGAGCCAAGGACATCTGTGCCACCTACATCCAGCCAGGTGCTCCCCGGGAG GTGAACCTGGACAGTAAGACCCGGGATCTGACCGTCCAGCTGCTACAGGCTCCTTCTCACACCTCTCTGTCCCACGCACAGAAGCGTATCTTCTCACTCCTGGACACAGACTGCTATCCCCGCTTCCTCCAGTCCGACGTCTACCTGTCCTTACTGCGAGACGCTGACTAG
- the si:ch211-152p11.4 gene encoding regulator of G-protein signaling 3 isoform X2 — MSLLSPRLHPLPVNTTRLDFTAAPISSQPFLLISDLVFLFYSITSYTANMRRFSSEGSLLDLDFLPWKRVALKTSDHGKNRESGTYTSLTAEDKMDRSLTRPTPLIREPRASPSEAGRKGLIKELIKEHSFSAENLSELEKLDKNNLISENCRAYSDSQLAPIAQGSTESMGLMDLHPTFSSSSSNPYKFQQSHHHKPKLSAAKLHLKSLFGQSPHSSNSNLSNTEQKDSATERRSRLLFMRQWSQVGHSKKRKISQEELEKWAESLNALLLSQTGVSVFGAFLRSEFSEENLQFYLACEQYRHSSNNFSLHRRAKDICATYIQPGAPREVNLDSKTRDLTVQLLQAPSHTSLSHAQKRIFSLLDTDCYPRFLQSDVYLSLLRDAD; from the exons ATGAGTCTCCTTTCCCCGCGGCTCCACCCACTGCCAGTGAATACAACCAG GCTGGACTTCACTGCAGCTCCCATTTCTTCTcaacccttcctcctcatctctgaTCTTGTCTTCCTGTTCTATTCCATCACTTCTTATACAGCTAACATGCGCAGATTCAGCTCAGAGGGATCCCTCCTGGATCTGGACTTCCTCCCATGGAAGAGGGTGGCACTGAAGACCTCAGATCATGGGAAGAACCGGGAGTCCGGCACCTACACATCTCTCACAGCAGAAGATAAGATGGACAGGAGCTTGACCCGCCCAACCCCTCTCATCCGGGAGCCTCGAGCCAGTCCCAGCGAGGCGGGGAGGAAGGGGCTGATCAAGGAGCTGATCAAGGAGCACAGCTTCAGCGCAGAGAACCTGAGCGAGCTGGAGAAACTGGACAAGAACAACCTCATCAGTGAAAACTGCAGGGCCTACAGTGACAGTCAGCTGGCCCCGATTGCCCAGGGCAGCACGGAGAGCATGGGGCTCATGGATCTGCATCCCacgttttcttcttcctcctccaaccCCTACAAATTCCAGCAAAGCCACCACCATAAACCAAAACTGTCAGCTGCTAAACTGCACCTTAAGAGTCTGTTTGGGCAG AGTCCTCATTCCTCAAACTCCAACCTGTCCAACACAGAACAGAAAGACAG TGCCACAGAGAGGAGGTCTCGCCTGCTCTTCATGCGCCAGTGGAGTCAGGTGGGCCACAGTAAGAAGAGGAAGATCAGTCAAGAAGAGCTGGAGAAATGGGCGGAGTCCCTGAACGCCCTGCTGCTCAGCCAAA ctggtGTGTCAGTGTTTGGAGCATTTCTGCGTTCTGAGTTCAGCGAGGAGAACCTGCAGTTCTATCTGGCCTGTGAGCAGTACAGACACTCGTCCAACAACTTCAGCCTTCATAGGAGAGCCAAGGACATCTGTGCCACCTACATCCAGCCAGGTGCTCCCCGGGAG GTGAACCTGGACAGTAAGACCCGGGATCTGACCGTCCAGCTGCTACAGGCTCCTTCTCACACCTCTCTGTCCCACGCACAGAAGCGTATCTTCTCACTCCTGGACACAGACTGCTATCCCCGCTTCCTCCAGTCCGACGTCTACCTGTCCTTACTGCGAGACGCTGACTAG
- the si:ch211-152p11.4 gene encoding regulator of G-protein signaling 8 isoform X3 produces the protein MRRFSSEGSLLDLDFLPWKRVALKTSDHGKNRESGTYTSLTAEDKMDRSLTRPTPLIREPRASPSEAGRKGLIKELIKEHSFSAENLSELEKLDKNNLISENCRAYSDSQLAPIAQGSTESMGLMDLHPTFSSSSSNPYKFQQSHHHKPKLSAAKLHLKSLFGQSPHSSNSNLSNTEQKDSATERRSRLLFMRQWSQVGHSKKRKISQEELEKWAESLNALLLSQTGVSVFGAFLRSEFSEENLQFYLACEQYRHSSNNFSLHRRAKDICATYIQPGAPREVNLDSKTRDLTVQLLQAPSHTSLSHAQKRIFSLLDTDCYPRFLQSDVYLSLLRDAD, from the exons ATGCGCAGATTCAGCTCAGAGGGATCCCTCCTGGATCTGGACTTCCTCCCATGGAAGAGGGTGGCACTGAAGACCTCAGATCATGGGAAGAACCGGGAGTCCGGCACCTACACATCTCTCACAGCAGAAGATAAGATGGACAGGAGCTTGACCCGCCCAACCCCTCTCATCCGGGAGCCTCGAGCCAGTCCCAGCGAGGCGGGGAGGAAGGGGCTGATCAAGGAGCTGATCAAGGAGCACAGCTTCAGCGCAGAGAACCTGAGCGAGCTGGAGAAACTGGACAAGAACAACCTCATCAGTGAAAACTGCAGGGCCTACAGTGACAGTCAGCTGGCCCCGATTGCCCAGGGCAGCACGGAGAGCATGGGGCTCATGGATCTGCATCCCacgttttcttcttcctcctccaaccCCTACAAATTCCAGCAAAGCCACCACCATAAACCAAAACTGTCAGCTGCTAAACTGCACCTTAAGAGTCTGTTTGGGCAG AGTCCTCATTCCTCAAACTCCAACCTGTCCAACACAGAACAGAAAGACAG TGCCACAGAGAGGAGGTCTCGCCTGCTCTTCATGCGCCAGTGGAGTCAGGTGGGCCACAGTAAGAAGAGGAAGATCAGTCAAGAAGAGCTGGAGAAATGGGCGGAGTCCCTGAACGCCCTGCTGCTCAGCCAAA ctggtGTGTCAGTGTTTGGAGCATTTCTGCGTTCTGAGTTCAGCGAGGAGAACCTGCAGTTCTATCTGGCCTGTGAGCAGTACAGACACTCGTCCAACAACTTCAGCCTTCATAGGAGAGCCAAGGACATCTGTGCCACCTACATCCAGCCAGGTGCTCCCCGGGAG GTGAACCTGGACAGTAAGACCCGGGATCTGACCGTCCAGCTGCTACAGGCTCCTTCTCACACCTCTCTGTCCCACGCACAGAAGCGTATCTTCTCACTCCTGGACACAGACTGCTATCCCCGCTTCCTCCAGTCCGACGTCTACCTGTCCTTACTGCGAGACGCTGACTAG